The region CATGCCAACACTATCGAGATAGGGAAGAATGAGTTGCAGCGCCTCTGGATGATGTCCGCCAGTCTCAAGGTAGAGGGGCAGGGAGCTATGGGCCTTGAGGAGGGGCAAAAATCGTGCTAGCGTTGCAGCATGGAGCAGGGGCTCGCCGCCGGTGAGGCTAATACTGTCGTGGATTGGCGGAGTATTGAGCCGCTGTACGGCTTCGAGAATATGGGCGGCAGAGACGGGGTTGGGGACGGTTTGAAAGTGGCGATCGCCAGTCTGCTTTTCAATCAGGGCATGGGAGGGAACAAACCATGTATGAGCACTGTCACAATAGGTGCAGCGTAGATCACAGCCTGCCAAGCGAATAAATATCTGCCGACAACCGACATTGGCGCCTTCCCCTTGAATGGCTGAAAAGATCTCCACCAAGGGAAGCGCAATTGCCCCAAGGGAGGAATGATCCTTCGTTTGGTACTCTTTTGCAGAAATCACAGGGGGTAAGCAAGCCTGATCACAATGGAGCCCTCTTCCCGATAGTACCTTAAAGATAGTTAGCGTGTTCAGTAGGTCAATGCTATGTCTGCCCATCGTTTTAGCCTTGCGTGGCTACTCCTCGGTACCTGGGCAATGGGGATAGGTGCCCTGCCAGTCATGCCATCGTTACCTGCTGTTGCCCAAAATTCCTCTAACCCAGCCAGTGAGTTCGATCGCTACATGCAGCGGGGGTATGAACTCACCGCCAAGCGTGACTATCAATCAGCCTTGGTGAATTTCCGCCGTGCCCTCAGTTTGCGTCCTAATAACCGTTATGCCCTCATGGCCATTAGTAATGTCGAGGCCTATCTTGCTCGCGATCGCTACGCTGCCCAATCGAGTCATCGTCTCACCTTTGTGCCCACAAATCGTGGGATGCCCGGGCAACGGATTGCCGGCGCCACTCGCTTTGGTGAATGTACCCAGGGTTCCATGACAAAAATTATTGCTCTTGTTCCCGATAACAACTTGGGTATGACCGCTGTGGCCAATCCCAGTCTCTTTTTCTTTGTCCCCCAAAGCACGGCCACATCTGCGGAACTGATACTCCTTTCAGAAGCTGGAGATCTGCTCCTCAGCCAGCAAGTCCCCCTGAAGGGTAAAGCCGGGATTTTGCCCGTAACTATTGATGCCAGTCAGGCGAAGCTACAACCGGGACAAAAATACCAGTGGATCTTCTCCCTCACCTGTAAGCCCAATGAACCGGATGCCAATCCCTTTGTGACGGGCTGGATTGAGCGGGCTGAGCTAGATAGTAACCTTGCTCGAGTGATGACCACCATGGCACCGGCGGATCGCCTCCCCCTTTTGGTCACCAGTCAACTCTGGAACGATACCTTGGCCACCCTTGTGGAGTTGCAGCAAAGGAATCCTAATAACCCTGTCATCAAACAGCAGTGGCAGGATCTGCTCAAGAGTGCGGGTATTGATCCACAAATTGCCAACATGCCGTTGTTGCAATAAGATCCCCCTGTGGCGGTATTGAGGGCGGCGGGCTGAGGGCAATCCTTAGATCAATGTTGCACTAGGATAGAAGGTAGGCTGCATTATAGGAGCGTGCGCCATGCTAAAGAGATATCGATCGCCATTTCCCCTTTGGCTAACCAGTATTGTGCTCCTTGGAGCGATCGCCCCTCTGCCGGCCTTGGCCCAACGGGCTGCGGGCGACATTGTCATTATTGGCAACTCCCCCTCTGAGTGGGGGCGCAACCAGCGCTACTGGAACCACTTGCTCAACCTGTCGGGAGCCGCCGCAGCCGCTTCTGCACCCACA is a window of Thermosynechococcus vestitus BP-1 DNA encoding:
- a CDS encoding 7-carboxy-7-deazaguanine synthase QueE, which gives rise to MGRHSIDLLNTLTIFKVLSGRGLHCDQACLPPVISAKEYQTKDHSSLGAIALPLVEIFSAIQGEGANVGCRQIFIRLAGCDLRCTYCDSAHTWFVPSHALIEKQTGDRHFQTVPNPVSAAHILEAVQRLNTPPIHDSISLTGGEPLLHAATLARFLPLLKAHSSLPLYLETGGHHPEALQLILPYLDSVGMDIKLPSVSGECHWSAHGVFLRLCDRAPVEVFCKVIVSRTTDPADLDRLSALVASVNPHIPIFLQPVTPVGTGRCTPPPTPDQVLKWQGQLKTRLTHVRVVPQTHKFLGQR
- a CDS encoding DUF928 domain-containing protein; this encodes MSAHRFSLAWLLLGTWAMGIGALPVMPSLPAVAQNSSNPASEFDRYMQRGYELTAKRDYQSALVNFRRALSLRPNNRYALMAISNVEAYLARDRYAAQSSHRLTFVPTNRGMPGQRIAGATRFGECTQGSMTKIIALVPDNNLGMTAVANPSLFFFVPQSTATSAELILLSEAGDLLLSQQVPLKGKAGILPVTIDASQAKLQPGQKYQWIFSLTCKPNEPDANPFVTGWIERAELDSNLARVMTTMAPADRLPLLVTSQLWNDTLATLVELQQRNPNNPVIKQQWQDLLKSAGIDPQIANMPLLQ